DNA from Halorarum salinum:
AGCGAGTCGTTCGACGACCTCACCGAGGACGGACGACGGTCGAGAAATGGAAACAACCACGGTAAGAACGACAATCACCGCCGAATCGGACGAACAAGCAATCGTCGAGGGCCCCGGCGTCACGCACCTCCTCTATCGCGTCGACGGCAGGCAGGGGGAAATGGAGTACGACGAGCCATGACTAACGACACAGAGATCGAAACGAGCGAACGAAGCCTGACCGTCCAGCGACGGTTCGACGCGCCGCGCGAGCGCGTCCGGGAAGCGTGGACGGACCCCGACCAGGTCGATCAGTGGTGGGGTCCGGACGGATTCACGACCACGATCGACGAGATGGAGTCTGGCAGTTCGTGGTGGTCGGCCCCGACGGCGGGGCGAAGCAGACTCTGGAGCGTCCCGCCGATCACCTAGCGGCGGAATAACCGATATGGCCAATGACTGACGACGAACTCGACGACCAACCGATCGCACGTGGCTGCACAGCGTTCACCTGCTCAACCATCTCGGGGTCAGGAACATCGGTGACGATGACTTCCTCGAAGCGGCTCGCCATCATGTCGATACGTGCGGAACTGATCGGCACCAAGGAGAGGAAATCACCGACGCCGAACCCACCGACGGAGGCTTCACGGTCGGGACCGATCGCGACCGGTACGACGTGAAGTACGTCGTTCTCGCCACGGGACGGTCGCGCGACCTCGCCGATCCGCTCGGCTTCGAGTTCGACGAGCACGGTTTGCGTCGACGAGGGCAGGGAAACCACGGTCGGAAACGCCCATGCCGCCGGGTGGATCGCGCGAAAGGACGGGATCCGGGTCGCGATCCTCGTCGGCGTGGGGTCCTCAGCCGGACTGGACATCCTCAGTAAAGAACGAGGACGGCCGTTCCACGGCTTCGACGCGTCGGAGAACGCGAGGTGAACGTCCGGTCGCCGTCACCGGAACGCCGGCGGCTCGACCGGCACGGGTGAACGTGTACCCGACGAAGGACCGAGTACGGCACGTCCGGTCGCCCACGCTCGTGACGACGCGGTCGACCGCGTTCGCCGCGACGTAGTCGAGAATCACTTCGGCTGGGGCACCGTGAAGCACGTCGATCGTGGACGCGCCCTCTCGGTGCCGGCGCGCTGCACGGTCGGTCGACCCGTTCTTCGGGGGTCGTTCGATGCGGTCACGCTCGACCGGGCCGCCGCCGTCGTCACGTTCCACGATCACGCCCGAGTCGAGACGGTCGAGAACGTCGATGCGGTGAACCGTCGCCGGGGGCGTCTCGGCGAAGACGAGCCACCACTCCGCGGTCCGTCTCGCTCGTTCACCGCCGTCCGGGAGGACGATCGGCTCCGATGACATCGGTCCGAACTCATCGCTCGTCCGTTCACCGAACGGTCGCTCCACCGTTTCCGCGAACATCTTCGAGCGAACGTCCACGGGACGTGCGTGCCGTCTAGCGAGTACGACGATGCGCCGGCAACACACGGGTTCATGGCGTTCTCGAACGTCCTCGGTGTCGTGACTGGTAGCTCCCGAGTGACGGGCATCGCGACGAACTTCGTTCAGTTCCCGTTGCCGTTCGCGAGCACGGCGTTCGTTCCGATCGACGCGCTGCCGGGCTGGCTTCAGGTAGCGAGTTCGGTGAATCCCGTCACCTACGGCGTCGATGCGGCGCGGGCCATCATGCTCACCGGTTGGGCATGGGACGTCATCGGACGATCGCTCGTCGTGCTCGGCACGTTCGATCTGATCTCCGGCGCCGTGGCCGTCTACGTCCTGAACCGAGCGTCGAGTTCGGCCGTCCGGTAGACGCCCGGCTGCGTCGAAGCTGTCTCCCGGTTCGCGTCGATGGTCGGGGAGTTCGCTCGTGGACGGTCGATCCGGCGCTCGAACATGTTCGAGCACACAGCCATTGCGACTCCGCGCGTTCGAAGTTCCATGGAACCGTCCGATACAGGAACCTCGGAGAACGCCACGAACCGCGGACACAACCGGACTCGACGGATCGCGGGGTTCACCTCGAAGCGCACGGTCCGCACGTTGCTGGTCGTGGAGGCCGCGTCCTTCCTCCTCGCGGCCGCGATCCACGCGGGCGCGCTCGTCGACGGATACCGGCACGGCGAGGCGATGGTCGCCGAAACCGTGATCGGCTCCGTCCTGCTCGTCGGCCTGGTGACGACCCGGGTCCGTCCGCGCTGGACGTTCTCCGCCGCCGTGATCGTGCAGGCGTTCGCGTTACTGGGTACGCTCGTCGGCATCTGGACGATGATCGTCGGCGTCGGCCCCCGCACCGTCCCGGACGTCGTCTACCACGCGGCCATCGTGCTCGTGCTGGTCGCGGGTATCGGACTCGCGTGGCGGACGCGTGAACCGGATCGACCCGAGTGACGCTGCCCGCTCCGATCCCGAACACGTTCGGGCGAACACCACCATCCGTACTCCCGTCGTCCTCGCATGGTCACCGTGACGCTCGAGGCGACGATGCGCATTCTGCACCTGATGACCGCCGGCATCTGGGCCGGCTGGACCGTATTCATGGCCGTACTCGTCGTCCCGGGGGCGCGCGACGGTCGCCTCGATCCGGAGGCCCTCCGGTGGCTCACGGGCCAGTTCTCGCTGTTGTCGAAGGGAGCACCGCTCGTCACGTTCGTGACCGGGACGTACATGGTCGGACAGGGGTACACGACCGACGCCCTGCTCTACAGTTCGCGGGGGACGCTCGTCCTGACGATGATCGGCCTCTGGCTCGTTCTGTCGGGGGTGACCAACCTATCCAGCCGCCGATTGACCGGTTGCGTGGACGAAATCGGCGTCGAACGGGCTGCGAGAGACGCTCGAGCGCCGTTCGCAGCGGCGGGTGTCGTCGCCCTGGCGCTCCTGCTCGTCGGCGGCTGGCTGTAGGGACGCTCGAACCGGAGCGGGTCACCGCCCGAACGAGCGGCTGCGGGCCGGAGCGACGTCCGTTCGAGGAGGGCCGAGAACGGCGTACGTGGGCACGCCGGCCCGTTGGACGTTCGTCCTCTGCCCGCGTCAGTCGTCGACGTACAGCGAGTCGAGGATGAACTCGTCCACGGCCCGGCGTGCCTCCCGCGGGGCGTCCTCGTGCCCGAGGGAGATCCGTCGGCCGCGGGCGGCGTGGATCACGTCCGTGATGAGCTGGCCGACCCGCTCGGCGTCGACGTCGCGGAACGCCCCCCGTTCGATCCCCTCCTCGACGACGTCGACGATGCTCCCCCGGATCCGTCCGTAGTGCTCGTTGAAGGTCTCCCGGTGCTGGCCGTCGTTTTGCGCCTGCGTGTACAGTTCGTGGTACACCTTCATGCGGTCCCAGTGGGTGAACTCGCCGAACTCCGGGCCGAACAGGCACTGGTCGATCCGGGCGTCCAGTTCCGTCCGCGGGTCCGCGCCCGCCGGCACCTCGACGCCCCCCTCGTACTGGTCGATGATGTACTCCAGGAACGAGGACATCAGGTCGTACTTCCCGTCGAAGTGGTAGTGGATGACCTGCCGGGTCAGGTCCATCTCCTCGCCGATGTCGCGCATCCGGAGGTCCGTGTACCCGTGTTTGCTCAGCGCACGGAACGTCGCCTCCATGATCACCTCCCGCGTGTCCTTCGAGGTGACCTTCCCGTCGGCGTCGCTCATACTCCCCCTCCGGCGGAGCGCTATTTAATTCGATTGCTCCCGATGAGTTCCGTAATCGGTCGTTTTACCGTGCAGTAAACTTTTGTCCTTCTGGTCAATCTGTCACATCGTCCATGACACGAACGATCATTCGGAACGGGACGGTCGTCACCCTCGACCCCGAGATCGGCGAGCTCGACGGGGGCGACGTCCTGATCGAGGACGGGGAGATCGTCGAGGTCGGCCGCGGCCTGACCGCGTCGAACGCCGAGGTCATCGACGCGACGGACCACATCGTGCTGCCCGGGTTCGTCGACTCGCACGTTCACCTCGCACAGACCCAGGTTAGGGGCATCGCCGGGGACTGGTCGCTCATGGGTGAATACTTCGATCACATGCTCGGCAATATCACCGGGCTCTACCAGCCCGAAGATATGTACCTCGGCGGCCTCTTCGGCGCGCTGGAGAAGCTCTGTACGGGGACGACCACGGCCCTGGACTGGTCGTACCCCAACTCGCTCGAACACGGCGAACGGGCCGTCGACGCGCTGAAGGATGCCGGACTGCGCGCGGTGTACACCTACGGCCCGCCGGGTGACGACGCGGCGAAGTGGTGGTTCAACAGCGACGTCGGTCTCCCCGACCGGAACATTCGCGAGCTCTACAGCGAGAAGATCCGCGACGACGACCTGCTCAGCCTGGCGATCGGGCTCCGGGGGCCGGATTTCTGTACCGATGAAATCGCCCGCAGCGACTTGGAACTGGCGCGAGAGTTGGGGGCGCTCGCGACCATCCACATGGGCGCAGCGCTCTGGCCCTCGTCGGTCTACGGTGCCGACTACCAGGGGTTCGGCGCGATCGACGACATGCTCGGCCCGGACGTGAACGTCGCCCACGGGAACCACTTCTCCCAGGAGGACGTCGACCACGCCGTCGAGCAGGGTGTCTCCTTCTCGTCAACGCCCGAGGTCGAGATGCAGATGGGCCACGGGATCCCGGTCACGGGGAAGGTGCTGGCGGCAGGCGGCCGCCCGACCTGGGGCGTCGACGTCTGCTCGAACATCAGCGGGGACATGGGTAGCCAGATGCGGATCGGGATGCAGGTCCAGCGAATGTTCGACAACCAGGAGATCCTCGAGGGCGACGAGGAGGTCTCCGAGGTGAGCATCACGGCCCGCGACACGCTCGAGATGGCCACCATCGAGGGGGCGAGGGCCCTGAACATGGAGGACGAGATCGGGACGCTCACGCCCGGCAAGCGGGCGGACGTCATCACCGTCGACGCCACGGACTTCATGACGGCACCCTCGCACTCGCCGATCCAGACGGTCGTCTTCCAGTCCGACCCGTCCCACATCGACACGGTCCTCGTCGACGGCGAGGTCGTCAAGCGCGACGGCGAACTCCGCAACCCCGCCGTGCACGAGGAGTTCGACCGCTTCGTCCGATCCGGTCGGCGCCTGATCGAGGAGTCGGGGATAGACCCGTAGTGTAAGCCCGGGCCCCGCCGGGCGCGTCGGGCCGCGGCACGGTCCGTGCTCCTCGACGGCCGCTCACCCCGGCACGGGCGCGCTCCCCGCGAGGTCGAACACCTCGCGCGGGTTCTCCAGCACGACCTTTCGGATCGCATCCTCGTCGATCCCGTACCGCCACAGCTCCAGGATGGCCCGCTTGAGCGCGAAGGGGTCCGTCCGGAGCACGTTCGCACAGTCGGTGTCGACCATGATCCGGTCCGGACCGTACTCGTCGATCGCGTCCGCGACGTCCGCGGCGGTGACGCCGATCAGCCACGAGTGGCCGACGGTGAAGCTCAGATAACAGTCCGTGTGCTCCATGAGGTACGCGAGGTTGTTCGGGTCCGCGTGCGAGGCGACGACCCGCTCCTCGTCGAGCCCCGCGTCGCGCATCGCCTCCACGTCGATCCGCACCGCCTCGAGGGCCGGGTTCTCGGCGTCGATCACCGGCTCCCGTCCCGGCCCCGGGTTCTTCTCGTAGCCCGGCGTTCCCATCCCCGGTCGGTACGGTCGCCCCGACTCGCCGGACCGGTTGGGCGTGTGCAGGATGACCGGCAACCCGTGTGCGTCCGCGAGTTCCATCTGGGCCCCCACGACGGCGCGCTGTTCGTCCACGCCCCACGCGCTGGCGTGCTGTGACGGGGTGACTCCCGTCTCGCCGACCGCCACGACCTCGTCCAGGCCACAGTACTCGTCCATCGCGTCCAGTAGCTCGTCCGGGTCCTCGACGCGGACGCCCGTGTGGATGCCGAGGCCGAGTCCGGTCTCGAAGAAGTGGTTCCGTTCGATCGCCGCGCGACGGTTGATCGCGTCGTCCCAGAGGAACCGGACGTCCTCGGGCCGGACCGGCTTGTAGGGGGTCCAGTGGTAGCCGGACGCGACCATCACCATGGCCCGACAGCCGGACAGCGCGTACCGCTCACGGTCCCCCCACGAGAGCGTGTGGGCGTGGTTGTGCACGTCGACCCAGGGGAGGTTGAGCAGCTCCCGCGGGAGCTCCGGCTCCCGGTCGTCGAGATGCGATGCGTCCGTCGGGCGTCTCGTGGGGTACGTCGATGTCATCGGTGTAGTCGGATCCTCGTCGCGGGCGGCTCGTGTCGAAGCTGGCTCGTGTCGCGGGCGGTACGTCGGGGTGGCCCGCCGGGTGACGCGTCCGGGCAGTCCGTTCCGTCGGGTTTCCGATGGAGCACGGTGTCACTTAGCGTTTTACAGTCTGGTAAAACTTTATTGTGCGTCGAACGCACCTTCGGGTCGAATGACGCTGTTGATCGGGACGGACGAGGGCCTCTTCCGGGTCGAGGAGGTCCCGTTCGAACGGGACGAGGCGGAGAAGGTCCTCGACTGCGAGGTGGTGACGGCGGTCGACTCGTGGGACCACGCCGACGGCACGTTCGTCGCGTCGTCGACCGGGGCCTACCGGTCGCGCGACGGCGGGGAGACGTGGGAGGACCTCGGCGTCCCGCTCGGCGACCGCTTCTGGCACGCCGGCGAGAGCGAGGTCTGGTCGATCCTCGCGACGGCCGACGGGGCGCTCTACGCCGGGACGAACGATCCGTACGTCTACCGGTCGGTCGACGACGGCGAGACGTGGTCCGAGCTGAAGGGGTTCCGCGAGCTCCCCTCCCGCGGTCACTGGGAGTCGCCGATCGACCCCCACTACGCCCGGCTTCGCGCCCTCGAGGCCGTTCCCGGCCGGCCGGAGCGGCTGATCGCCGGCGTCGAGGCCGGCGGGATCCACCTGAGCGACGACGGCGGGCGGACCTGGCGCGACCGGCGGGACACGATCGTCGACGACGTCCACCAGGTCCTCCCGATCTCGGAGGACGTCTGGCTCGCGACGGCGGGCTATCTCGACCACGACCTCGAGAACCTCGGCCTCGGCCACGCGGTCGGCGAGGGTGGACTCCACCGGACGACCGACGCCGGCGACTCCTGGACGCGCATCGACGCGGGGAACGACTTCTCGTACATCAGGCGCGTGTTCGTCCACGACGGGACCGTCTTCTTCTGTGGCGGCGAGGAGGCCCCGCCGGCGTGGGTGAACGACGACCACGAGGCGGCGCTCTTCGAGTCGACGAACTTCGGGCGCGACTTCGAGCGCGTCGCATACCCCGGGGAGCCACACGAGATCGTCGAGACGTGGACCGTCCACGACGGGGACGTCGTCTGCGGGTCGGGCCTGTTCGACGTTCCCGACCAGCGCGACGACGTCGAGGGGCGGATCATGCGCCGCGACGACGGGGGCGAGTACCACACCGTCGGACGGATCGACGCGAACGTCAGCCGGATCGAGGCGCTCTGAACGCATGACACGACGAACCGGGGTGCGGCGACGCGCCGTGCTCGACCGTCCGAGCACGCTCGAGGCGACCTGCACGCCATGACCGACGACGCCTCCTCGAACGATCCGCCGTCGGCCCTCGGCAGGGCCCTGTACGGCGGAATCCTCGCGTACATGGCGATCGACGGGTTCAGAAACAACGACAAGCGCGTCGAGGTCGCTCGCTCGAAGGGCGTCCCGATGCCGGACGTCCTCGTCCCGGTCGTCACCGGGATGCTGTTCGTGGCGAACCTCGGGATCCTGTTCTGGAAGTTCCCGCGGGCCTCGGCCGGCGCGCTCGTCGTGTTCTTCCTGGGGACGACGCCGACGATCCACGACTTCTGGACGATGGAAGGCGAGGATCGGCAGAACAACAAGATCAACTTCCTGAAGAACGTCGCGCTGCTCGGCGGCGCCGTCGTCCTGCTCGAGGAGGCGTCGGATCGAGACGGGTGAACACCCCGTCGCGCCCTCACGACGGGTGTTCACCCGTCCCGGACGTCGGCCGTCCGTCGCCGAACGGGCGCCCGAGGGACGCCGACACGCCCTAGACCCGCTCTACCGTCGGGAGCGTGACCTCGATCTCGGTCACGGTGCCGTCACGGACCGTGAAGTACTGTCGCTCGTCGGTGTCGGACGGCCCGATCGGCCCGGACCGGGTCTGGGAGTCGTCGTCCCCCTCCTCGAACGACCAGGTGACGGTGGACTCGACGTAGACCGGATATTCGTTGGTGTTTCGGAGTCGGACGAGCACCCGCTTGCCGTCGTCGGACTGGGTCTCCGCATCCACCTCGATGCCGTCCCGCGGGTTCCCGCTCGGCGTCGACGTCGAAGTCCGGGTCGACGTCCCGGTCGGCGTCTCGGTCTCGTCGTTCCCGTCGCCGTCGCCGAACCCGCCGTCGTCATCGTCGTCCCCGTCGTCGCCGTCGCCGAACCCGCCGTCGTCGTCGGTCTCGGTCGGCGTGTTCCGCTGCGTGGTCGTCGTTTCCGTCTGCGTTTCCGTCTCGGTGGGAGCGTCGGTCGCCGACTCGGCGTCGGCGGGCGTCGCAGTGTCGGTCGGCGAGTGCTGTGCGGCCTCGGTCCCGCTCGGCTGGGCGGAGCCAGCCGAGGGATTGACGTCGAGGGCGTACGCCCCGCCCGCCGCAACGGTACCACTGACGCCGAGGGCGGTCAGGACGAAGTCTCGGCGGTTCATGGTCGTCCGTGTCGGCGCTCCAACGTACTTACTCGGTCGTTAAGGTCGGATCGCGTACGGGTTCGGCGGCGGACCGGTTCGGCCGTCGCCGGGCGGATTCGACCGGGGCTGTCGGTGGGGTGAAGACGGGTCGGAGACCGGTTCCCCGGATCGGCTCCATCGTGGTTGGTTCGCATTCGAAACTCGGGAGGTCGTCGCGTCCGCTGGCACTGCACCTGTTCCGTGCAGTACGGTCAGGGCGACGATGTACCCGACTACGGGCACGGGGCGTCCCCGACGTGTCCGCGGTGTGGACGCCGTCGAACCCTATGGCGCGTGATCGCCGCGGAACGTCTCGGCCGCCTCGTGGAACCGGTCGTGACCGGTCACGTCGTACAGCTCCTCCAACTGGCCGACGTGAATGGAGTGGTACTTGTCGATCAGTCCCTCGTGTTCGAGACAGTAGAGGCTCAGCCCGTCCGGAACCCGGAACTCGTCGATCCGGTCGTCGACGGTCGTGAGCGCGGCGAGCAGCCACTTCTCCACGTCGTCGCGCCCGGTGTGACACCAGTACTCGTAGAGCCCGTAGATGCCGAACAGCTTCCCGTTGAGCGTGTGGGCCGGCCGCTCCCGCGGGTACTCCTCGATCCAGTAGTGGCCGTCCTCGATCAGGGAGACCCACGGCTCCCGTCGGTCGGACTCGCGGGGCGGCACGAGCGAGTCGAACGTCCGGTCGGCCAGCCGGCGGTACCGCTCGGTGCCGGTCTGCCGGTGGAGCCGGACGAACGAGCTCATCAGCAGCCCCTGTGCCATCCCCGAGTACCACGGCGCCTCCATCAGCAGATCCGGGTTCCCGTGGAGTTCGAAGTCGTAGCCGTACGCGAAGTAGAGCCCCGCTTCGGTGTCGCGTGCCGCGTCGACGAGCGTGTCGGTGACACGTTCGGCGGCCTCCTCGAAGACGGGGTCGTCCGAGGTCCGAACGTTCTCGGAGAGGTTCGTGAGGACCCGCGCGTTCTGCACCACCTGCAGCCCCGTGGTCCCCTCGTTCGTCACCGTTCGGGCGGAGAGCCCCTCTGCCTCCTCGGCGGAGTAGGGGTACGCGTCCGACTCGGGCCACTCCCCGTAGGGGAGTTCCCTGAGGTCGATGTCCTCCGAAATGTGCACGGAGTCGTGAGCCTCGGTCGATTCTGCCATCGGTGACGGGCCCTCGGTCCGCTCGGTCGCCGTCGACGGGGGGTCCGAGGACGTGTCCGTCCCCGGCGCGTCGCCGCCACCCCGGAAGCCCAGGCAACCGCCGGTCGTCGTCACTGCTCCGATCGAAACGCCGCGTGTTTCGGGAGGGCCCGTCGAGAGCAATCTGCTATCTGCGTCCCTTCGGGATAGAGGGTGTCGACATGTTCATTATGGGCGTGATAAACGTGTTCGCCCTGGGTCCAGGGCACCATCGTGACCACCGTCAGTTCGCTCGTCCAACGCGGCCCCGTCACGGTCACGGTCGTCCTGGTCACCGCGTCGGCACTCGTCCCGAGGAAGCCGACCTCGAAGTGGACCCGCCCGTCGAGGTTCCGTGGCCGCCCGTCGAAGTCGTACGCCTACCGAACGTCACCCTCCTTGACGAACTGGATCTCCGAGTCGCCGCTTGGGTCCGTGACAGCGTAGAGAATGGCATACTCGGAGTGGAGACCGTCGACCGCCCACCGGGCGTAGTGGATGGTGATCTCGGGCGGGCGATGATCGTGCAGCGTCGGGTCGGTGTCCCAGTGCCGGGGTTCGCGCCCATCCGGGATGCCGTCGCCGTCCGTGTCGGTTCCGTCGAGATTCGTACTCAGTACGACTTCGCGGGAGTCCGAGAGACCGTCGTCGTCGGTGTCCGCCCGCATCGCGTCCGTCCGGGCCAACTAGAAATAGGTTAAAAGATTTTCTCGCCGAGTTCGCCATGCTCCAGGGTTTTCGAGATGAGATTCTCACACTCCTCTGTCTTCCATTTGATCCGTTCCAGTAGACTGACGTCCCGAATTCGTTCACGTTTCGCATCATCCATCGAACATCCGAGGAACTCAGACAGCTCGAGGAGTGGGATGATCGTCACTCCAAATTCCACTTCTGCCTGCCATCCGATGTCGTTTTCAACCGTTTCGTATACAGACTTTGCACGGCGATAGTGTTCGATCGGATCGTCATTGTCCATGAAAGTCGCAACGTCACCAAGAAGTTCTTCACATAGTCCCTCATGAGCGGTTCCCCATGCGGATGAAGATGCAAGTTCACTGGTACTGATCTCTCTGATTGCTGCATTTGCCCTCGTAGCCACGTATGTTGACCGCTGGTCACCTGAAAGGCGGTAACAGAGAATCGAACCGAGAGCGTACGTGACAGACTGGCCGAACTCTGGGGCGGACATATACTGATCGTGTTCGCTATCTCGATACTGATGGGCCCACATGAGATGACCACTCGCGGCCGCATCGTAGAGGAACGCCGCGTCGTTGTAACTCCGTTCTTCGACGCGTGATCTGGCTTCTTTCGAATATTCGCGAGGATCTCTTCTATGCATAGTGGGTTAGCTCACTGGTCGGCGAGCCATAAACTCTGTTTGCCAAGTTCCATCTCTGGATATATTCTTGGACGCTCTCTTTCGTTTGTCCGAGCCTCACAGAAGTACTTACGGTCCATTTCGTTCCATCAAACCGAACTCGGACTGCGACCCATTCCCCATCTATATACGCGATGTAGTGGATATTCCGTCCCTGCTCCCAGATCTGGGCGGGATTACGAATAACCCGTTCTACCTGATCATAGTCACTCAGATGGCCGTCTCGGCCAACTGGATGGCGATTACTACGGTCAATTTCAACTCCCCTTCCTTGCGGATCCCGGATTAACTCACCAGCGGAGATGATTACTCCATCTCCTATCCTCAGAGCGATTCTAACTCCATCATCAGTTTCTCCAATAACATCGGTAACTTGACCATCACGGTATGTGACCGAATCGGGTGTTCGGAGTACCTCCTCGATGTCGTCTTGATCATGGATTCCAGGCGTCCGCCTGATATACTCCCAGCCAAATCCGCGTTCGTTCCCCGGTCCGGGCGCTTCATAGACCGCCCCGTGCGGCCATCGAATCGTGAACGGTGCATAGTCGACATGGAACGTCTCGATCGTTCCAGTTGCGGGAACAGCCCCACCAACAGGCACCGAAAGTACGTCGCCCTCGAATCCTTCCGCGGGCTGGTTGTAGTCAGTATATCCCAAGACGGCAGTACCGCCGATTGCGACAACGGTTGCGCCGGCAGCGGTGTACGGATTGGAATAGACCATTCCGACTGCCCCGCTGCCTGCTCCCACCTGGATCTCTGAGGAGACGACGACTCCGGCGGAACCCCCAGTGAGGATCTGCCTCGGCGAAGAGACGGCGGCTTTGATGTCCTGATCTTCGGGAACCGTGACGGTCTCGTTGGGGTCGACTTTGACCGACATCCGATTACCGGCCGCGTCCGTCGCGTTCACGTAATAATACTCGGGTGGCTCGTCGAACCATCCGTGCTGGTCCAGTGACCGGTTGTACGTGGAGACGTGCTGAGTTCCTTCAATGCGTTCGCTCAGGAGTCGCGGTGGCTGTGACACCGTGAACGGGTCCCCGTACAGCGGGTCGTAATGTGCCCTGATGGTAAGCGAGTCGATCTCGCTGTGATCGGATACTCTGATCGTGACGTTCTCGTTAAAGTCCCCATCAGTCCAATCGACCGGTGACCCGGAGTAGATCAGCACGTTCGGAACGCGGCTGTCGACCAGCGGTCGCTTATCGACCTGATCGATGTAGCCGTCATCGTCAGTATCAGCGTCTAGCGGGTCCGTTTTCCACACAAGCTGTTCGGCCCCGTCGTGAACACCATCATCGTCACTGTCGACTTCGGTCGGGTCGCTGTGCAGCACTCGGTACGTGCCGTAGTCGTTCTCGGCAGCGTCACCGAGTTCACGGCTATCCGAGAGCCCGTCCCCGTCCGTGTCGGCCGAATACGGACTCGTGTAGATGGTCTCTCCGGTTCCGAGCGTGAAGCCGTCCGTCTCTTCGGAGTTGAGCAACCCGTCGCCGTCGCTGTCGCGGGTCACGGAGACGGTCACGTCGCTCACGCGGAGCGTCGCCCCATTCGCGGCGTCGAACCGGATCGTAATCTCCTCCCCCGCCACGTCCGAGAGATCCACCTCTCGTGTGACCGGG
Protein-coding regions in this window:
- a CDS encoding SRPBCC domain-containing protein, with product MTNDTEIETSERSLTVQRRFDAPRERVREAWTDPDQVDQWWGPDGFTTTIDEMESGSSWWSAPTAGRSRLWSVPPIT
- a CDS encoding universal stress protein; this encodes MFAETVERPFGERTSDEFGPMSSEPIVLPDGGERARRTAEWWLVFAETPPATVHRIDVLDRLDSGVIVERDDGGGPVERDRIERPPKNGSTDRAARRHREGASTIDVLHGAPAEVILDYVAANAVDRVVTSVGDRTCRTRSFVGYTFTRAGRAAGVPVTATGRSPRVLRRVEAVERPSSFFTEDVQSG
- a CDS encoding ABC transporter permease, translated to MPSSEYDDAPATHGFMAFSNVLGVVTGSSRVTGIATNFVQFPLPFASTAFVPIDALPGWLQVASSVNPVTYGVDAARAIMLTGWAWDVIGRSLVVLGTFDLISGAVAVYVLNRASSSAVR
- a CDS encoding TetR/AcrR family transcriptional regulator, translated to MSDADGKVTSKDTREVIMEATFRALSKHGYTDLRMRDIGEEMDLTRQVIHYHFDGKYDLMSSFLEYIIDQYEGGVEVPAGADPRTELDARIDQCLFGPEFGEFTHWDRMKVYHELYTQAQNDGQHRETFNEHYGRIRGSIVDVVEEGIERGAFRDVDAERVGQLITDVIHAARGRRISLGHEDAPREARRAVDEFILDSLYVDD
- a CDS encoding amidohydrolase family protein, whose translation is MTRTIIRNGTVVTLDPEIGELDGGDVLIEDGEIVEVGRGLTASNAEVIDATDHIVLPGFVDSHVHLAQTQVRGIAGDWSLMGEYFDHMLGNITGLYQPEDMYLGGLFGALEKLCTGTTTALDWSYPNSLEHGERAVDALKDAGLRAVYTYGPPGDDAAKWWFNSDVGLPDRNIRELYSEKIRDDDLLSLAIGLRGPDFCTDEIARSDLELARELGALATIHMGAALWPSSVYGADYQGFGAIDDMLGPDVNVAHGNHFSQEDVDHAVEQGVSFSSTPEVEMQMGHGIPVTGKVLAAGGRPTWGVDVCSNISGDMGSQMRIGMQVQRMFDNQEILEGDEEVSEVSITARDTLEMATIEGARALNMEDEIGTLTPGKRADVITVDATDFMTAPSHSPIQTVVFQSDPSHIDTVLVDGEVVKRDGELRNPAVHEEFDRFVRSGRRLIEESGIDP
- a CDS encoding TatD family hydrolase, which translates into the protein MTSTYPTRRPTDASHLDDREPELPRELLNLPWVDVHNHAHTLSWGDRERYALSGCRAMVMVASGYHWTPYKPVRPEDVRFLWDDAINRRAAIERNHFFETGLGLGIHTGVRVEDPDELLDAMDEYCGLDEVVAVGETGVTPSQHASAWGVDEQRAVVGAQMELADAHGLPVILHTPNRSGESGRPYRPGMGTPGYEKNPGPGREPVIDAENPALEAVRIDVEAMRDAGLDEERVVASHADPNNLAYLMEHTDCYLSFTVGHSWLIGVTAADVADAIDEYGPDRIMVDTDCANVLRTDPFALKRAILELWRYGIDEDAIRKVVLENPREVFDLAGSAPVPG
- a CDS encoding WD40/YVTN/BNR-like repeat-containing protein — protein: MTLLIGTDEGLFRVEEVPFERDEAEKVLDCEVVTAVDSWDHADGTFVASSTGAYRSRDGGETWEDLGVPLGDRFWHAGESEVWSILATADGALYAGTNDPYVYRSVDDGETWSELKGFRELPSRGHWESPIDPHYARLRALEAVPGRPERLIAGVEAGGIHLSDDGGRTWRDRRDTIVDDVHQVLPISEDVWLATAGYLDHDLENLGLGHAVGEGGLHRTTDAGDSWTRIDAGNDFSYIRRVFVHDGTVFFCGGEEAPPAWVNDDHEAALFESTNFGRDFERVAYPGEPHEIVETWTVHDGDVVCGSGLFDVPDQRDDVEGRIMRRDDGGEYHTVGRIDANVSRIEAL
- a CDS encoding DoxX family protein — protein: MTDDASSNDPPSALGRALYGGILAYMAIDGFRNNDKRVEVARSKGVPMPDVLVPVVTGMLFVANLGILFWKFPRASAGALVVFFLGTTPTIHDFWTMEGEDRQNNKINFLKNVALLGGAVVLLEEASDRDG
- a CDS encoding D-glucuronyl C5-epimerase family protein is translated as MAESTEAHDSVHISEDIDLRELPYGEWPESDAYPYSAEEAEGLSARTVTNEGTTGLQVVQNARVLTNLSENVRTSDDPVFEEAAERVTDTLVDAARDTEAGLYFAYGYDFELHGNPDLLMEAPWYSGMAQGLLMSSFVRLHRQTGTERYRRLADRTFDSLVPPRESDRREPWVSLIEDGHYWIEEYPRERPAHTLNGKLFGIYGLYEYWCHTGRDDVEKWLLAALTTVDDRIDEFRVPDGLSLYCLEHEGLIDKYHSIHVGQLEELYDVTGHDRFHEAAETFRGDHAP